A window of Silurus meridionalis isolate SWU-2019-XX chromosome 4, ASM1480568v1, whole genome shotgun sequence contains these coding sequences:
- the LOC124384654 gene encoding thermal hysteresis protein YL-1-like: MPESRSLSDLTRQIAPPTKNGHVPPPSSSSSCVGETSCSSSSSCRGETSCSSSSSCGGETSCSSSSSCGGETSCSSSSSCGGETSCSSSSSCGGETSTSLEFSKSSFSICFKGR; encoded by the exons ATGCCGGAGTCTCGATCGTTATCGGATTTAACCAGACAAATTGCTCCACCAACTAAGAACGGCCATGTACCACCacccagctcaagttccagctgtgtaggagaaaccagctgcagctcaagttccagctgtagaggagaaaccagctgcagctcaagttccagctgtggaggagaaaccagctgcagctcaagttccagctgtggaggagaaaccagctgcagctcaagttccagctgtggaggagaaaccagctgcagctcaagttccagctgtggaggagaaaccagcacaAGTTTAGAATTCAGTAAAAGCTCCTTCAGCATCT GCTTTaaaggacgatga
- the LOC124384624 gene encoding RING finger protein 225-like, giving the protein MDRSPYAPDSPTEPTAPSTAPCTTPCTTTTSCTMEVSEAQVFCNDDLPDLECAVCFSQFNNVFNTPKVLQCGHTFCLECLARINIKSSQPDSLQCPLCRAYTPVPTLGLPKLATDSVVLSCLPEAMQRVYSIHFNRNRGKLQLKGIPSSVPPSPNRQHRSLDLGEQVNTELEQYPPSGVCPRFILIMKIALFIIVVSLGITVFILHKNELWPGINAHDSP; this is encoded by the coding sequence ATGGATCGCTCTCCTTATGCCCCTGACAGCCCCACGGAGCCCACAGCGCCTTCTACAGCACCATGCACAACaccctgcaccaccaccacgtctTGCACCATGGAGGTCTCTGAAGCCCAGGTTTTCTGTAATGATGACCTCCCAGACCTGGAGTGTGCCGTGTGTTTCAGTCAGTTCAACAACGTCTTCAACACACCCAAAGTGCTGCAATGTGGCCACACCTTCTGCCTGGAGTGCCTCGCACGCATCAACATAAAATCCTCTCAGCCCGACAGCCTGCAGTGCCCTCTGTGCAGAGCGTACACCCCTGTGCCCACCCTGGGCCTCCCTAAACTGGCGACAGACAGCGTGGTGCTGTCCTGCCTCCCCGAGGCCATGCAGCGTGTCTACAGCATCCACTTCAACCGCAACAGAGGCAAGCTGCAGTTGAAGGGCATCCCCAGCTCTGTCCCACCTTCCCCGAACCGTCAGCACCGCAGCCTGGACCTCGGGGAGCAAGTCAACACTGAGCTGGAACAGTATCCACCCAGCGGTGTCTGCCCCCGCTTCATCCTGATCATGAAGATAGCATTGTTTATCATCGTGGTCTCCCTCGGCATCACTGTTTTCATCTTACACAAAAATGAGCTATGGCCTGGCATAAATGCACAcgattcaccttga